One Phaseolus vulgaris cultivar G19833 chromosome 2, P. vulgaris v2.0, whole genome shotgun sequence DNA window includes the following coding sequences:
- the LOC137811869 gene encoding uncharacterized protein yields MEIPKGREWMYQRLDANKHLTEEFREGLYEFLQYVIGQEKFQEQGEVLRCPCVKCNCKVFKYVDQVVWDLYQKGFMPNYYLWTNHGEDQPVQSTLDQYWSSIEFQNKSVIAKANRVIDKGESVYCVGSISTASHCEKMSKEFERQPTTWKVVERTKKLRTEQWVNDKTSELAEKYKKCQEVEQHLMLEGSSSQNSPVTSIDDNETYFNVVECGNKKRNVYDLNVLSKRCNTSTSVHSTPSQATIVHQIEEMREAIQKLNDNLMEKNAKERILEEKMEQLMKDQQKHSERIRQQGENIRQQGEKMKLILQ; encoded by the exons ATGGAAATTCCCAAAGGTAGAGAATGGATGTATCAAAGATTGGATGCTAATAAACATTTGACAGAAGAATTTAGAGAAGGATTGTATGAGTTTTTACAATATGTTATTGGTCAAGAAAAGTTTCAAGAACAAGGTGAAGTATTAAGATGTCCTTGTGTTAAATGTAATTGTAAAGTTTTTAAGTACGTGGATCAAGTTGTGTGGGATCTCTATCAAAAGGGATTCATGCCTAATTATTACTTGTGGACAAATCATGGTGAAGATCAACCTGTTCAATCAACCTTGGACCAATATTGGAGTTCTATAGAATTTCAAAACAAAAGTGTCATTGCCAAGGCAAATCGAGTTATTGATAAGGGAGAATCAGTCTACTGTGTAGGTTCCATATCTACTGCATCTCACTGTGAGAAAATg AGTAAGGAGTTTGAACGACAACCAACTACTTGGAAAGTTGTAGAGAGAACAAAGAAATTAAGAACTGAACAATGGGTTAATGATAAGACTTCTGAGCTTGCG GAGAAATATAAGAAATGTCAAGAAGTTGAACAACATCTAATGCTTGAAGGATCATCTTCGCAAAACTCTCCTGTTACTTCCATTGATGACAACGAAACATACTTTAATGTTGTTGAATgtggaaataaaaaaagaaatgtaTATGACCTTAATGTATTGAGCAAAAGGTGTAATACTTCCACAAGTGTTCACTCTACTCCAAGTCAAGCTACAATAGTTCATCAAATAGAAGAAATGCGTGAGGCTATTCAAAAGTTAAATGACAACCTTATGGAAAAGAATGCTAAGGAGCGGATACTGGAAGAAAAGATGGAGCAATTAATGAAAGATCAACAAAAACATAGTGAACGCATTCGCCAACAAGGTGAAAACATCCGCCAACAAGGTGAGAAGATGAAACTCATCTTACAATAG